In Mycobacterium sp. Aquia_213, the sequence TGCGGGCCCAGCCGGATCTCGACGTGCTCGCCCAGTCGGTGGTCGACGGCGAGGACGACCCCTATTCGGCCGCCGCGCGACTGCTGTTGCGCGCAGGTCAGGACCAGGACTGATCGTCGCGTGTCCCCCAATCGGGGGACAGGGCATTCATCCGGATTCCGGCCCGATCGGCGGAGGTTTGCCCAGCTAAACCGGCCTAACTTAACTCTTGTATCCACGACGAGTTAAGGAGACCCCGAAGATGACTCGCACACCCGAACTGTCAGCGGCACGGTTGCGTGACCAGCTGGAGATGTACCGCCAAATGTGGGTTTTGCGCCTGCTCGACATGGCGGTGGAGGAGTTGCGCATCGACGGTCGCCTCAACCAACCCGTGCAGGCCGCATTCGGCCAGGAGGCCGTTGCCATCGGCACCGCCGCGGCACTTCGTCCGGGTGACCTGATGACCACCGGCATCATCCACCTGCAGCACGCCCAGCAGATCGCTTGCGCGCTGCCGCTGGGCCCGGCCATCGCCGCGTTGATCGGCCCCGAGTTCGGCCCGGACAGCGACGAGGACGCCCCGTTCGTGGCCTCGATCCGTGGGTTGTCTTCTTTCTCAAGCGCTTTGCAGCAGTCGCCGCTGCTGGCCGTCGGACACGCCTACGGCAAACAGCTGCTCGACGACGGCAGGGTCACGGTGTGCGCCATGGAAACTCGCGACGCCAAGTCCGCGGACTTCGCCGAGGCCGCCCACATCGCGATGTCCTGGCAGCTTCCGGTGGTGTTCGTCGTCGAGAACGCACGTCAGGACAGCAGCGCGACCGAGTGCCACGGAATGCCGGTGCTCTCGGTCGACGGCAACGACGTTGAGGCGGTTCGGGAATCGGTCGCCGAAGCCGTGCGGCGCGCGGGCGCGGGCGGAGGTCCCATCCTGGTGCGGGCAATGACCCAACGTACGAATGGCGTCGCCTCGGTGGACCCCCTGGTGTTCGAAAGGCAGCGCCTGATCAGCGGCGGCATCAGTGCCGGCCACCTCTACGAGGTGGAGCGCCGAGCGCGCCACCTGGTCGCCGAGGCCGAAGCCCACGCGAAGGCGATGTTGGCCGAAGAGCAGCCGGCGCCGATTCGGGAGCCGGAAGTGTGGCCGGCCGCTAGTTGAGCAGGCCCTGCCGCATTGCCTCGGCGACCGCCGCCGCGCGATCGCTGACCCCGAGCTTCTCGTACAGCCGCTGCACATGCGTTTTGACCGTGGACGGCGCCACAAATAGCTCGCCAGCGATCGCGGGGATGCTTTGACCGCGAGCAATGCGATTGAGCACCTCGCGCTCCCGAGCGGACAGAACAGGAGCCGACGGTTCGGCTCGTTGCCGAATCTGCGCGGCAAGGCCTCCGGCAAGCGAGGGTGCCACCACGTCGTTGCCCTTCGCGCACTCGAGTACGGCTTTGACGATCTCGGTGCGCGTCGAGTCCTTGAGCAGAAAGCCGGCGGCGCCCTGCTGCAGCGCTTGATACACGATCGCCGACTCGTCGTGAGCCGACAGCAGCAGTACACGGGTGGGCAATTCGTTGCTGCGGACCGCCGCGGCCACTTGGGCGCCATCCATGCCGGGCATCCGGAAGTCGAGCAACGCGACGTCGGGCCGGTGCTCCTTGATCAGTTCCAGCGCCTGCGTACCGTCATCGGCCTCGCCGACGACATTCACTTCACCGCTGAGCGCGAGCGCGCGCACTACCCCTTCACGGAACAGCGGATGATCGTCGCCGACGACGACGCGGACCTTATCGGGCGTTGCTGCGCCGGCCATGGCGGACAGTCTAGCTGTTTGCCGCACCAGCGCAGATTGCCACGGCGGACAACCTGATGCGGGTTTTGCCACGTAGCCCCGGTGGGTTGAGCACAGATGAGTACTGTGTTCGCGTGGCCGATACCAGCGACGCGGAGTTGCATCGGGTACGCAGGATTCACCAGCTGCGCTCGTATCGCATCGCGTCGGTGGTCCGCATCGGTGTGGTGGGACTGATGGTCGCCGCCATGATCATCGGCACGGCCCGGTCCGAGTGGCCGCAACAGAGTCTGCTGATCGTCGCGTACGCATTCGTCGCACTGTGCGCCGGCGCGCTGGCATTTTCCCCGTTCCATCAATGGGTTGCCTTGGGCCGGTTGCAACCTTTTGCTTTCACGGTCATCGACGTTGTCGCGCTGACAGTCTTTCAGTTGCTATCCACCGACGGCATTTATCCGCTGCTGATCATGACGATGCTGCCCATCCTGTTGGGTCTTGACGTTTCGTCGCGGCGCGCCGCGGTGGTGCTGATCTTCTCGATGATCGGATTCGCGATCGCGGTGCTTCAGGACCCGGAGATGCTGCGCTCGATCGGACTGTTTGAGGCCACTTTTCGCTTTGTGCTCTACGGATTCCTCTGCGCCACGGCGTTCGTCGCCGTCCGCATCGCCGAGCGGCACACCCGC encodes:
- a CDS encoding thiamine pyrophosphate-dependent enzyme produces the protein MTRTPELSAARLRDQLEMYRQMWVLRLLDMAVEELRIDGRLNQPVQAAFGQEAVAIGTAAALRPGDLMTTGIIHLQHAQQIACALPLGPAIAALIGPEFGPDSDEDAPFVASIRGLSSFSSALQQSPLLAVGHAYGKQLLDDGRVTVCAMETRDAKSADFAEAAHIAMSWQLPVVFVVENARQDSSATECHGMPVLSVDGNDVEAVRESVAEAVRRAGAGGGPILVRAMTQRTNGVASVDPLVFERQRLISGGISAGHLYEVERRARHLVAEAEAHAKAMLAEEQPAPIREPEVWPAAS
- a CDS encoding response regulator, whose product is MAGAATPDKVRVVVGDDHPLFREGVVRALALSGEVNVVGEADDGTQALELIKEHRPDVALLDFRMPGMDGAQVAAAVRSNELPTRVLLLSAHDESAIVYQALQQGAAGFLLKDSTRTEIVKAVLECAKGNDVVAPSLAGGLAAQIRQRAEPSAPVLSAREREVLNRIARGQSIPAIAGELFVAPSTVKTHVQRLYEKLGVSDRAAAVAEAMRQGLLN